A single window of Vigna unguiculata cultivar IT97K-499-35 chromosome 1, ASM411807v1, whole genome shotgun sequence DNA harbors:
- the LOC114179347 gene encoding putative disease resistance protein RGA4, translated as MAESFLFSIAESLIAKLASRAFEEASRVVGLYDDLRDLTNTLSLVKDVLLDAQQKQEHNHELRQWLTQLKTAFSDAEDVLDEFECQTLQKKVVKAHGSRKDKVSHFFSTSNPLVFRYKMAQQIQRISTRLDNVATNRNKFTLERIEVDTRVVHRRDMTHSRVSDSNVIGRKDDKEKVIELLMQQNPNDDDTSLSVIPIVGIGGLGKTTLAKFVFNDNRVQEYFPLKMWVCVSDDFDIKQKIIKIINSANDSISDDAPSHQPNWNMVDLEQLQNQLKNKLSGQKFLLVLDDVWNEDRVKWVELRDLIQVSAAGSKILVTTRNPSIAAMMGTVPFHLLKGLSDEDLLSLLVKWAFKEGEEEKHPHLVNIGREIVKKCGGVPLAVRTLGSLLFSKFEASEWEYVRDNEVWNLSQKKDDILPALKLSYDLMPSYLRQCFALLSLYPKDYLYNSYEISWLWGALGLIALPKTNRTREDMANQYLHELMSRSFLQDFENYGTMYGFRIHDLVHDLALFVAMDDCLHVNSNIQNIPDKARHLSFVESSLFSNLVTKKSAAVRTVLFPNGVSTANCESILKTCMTKFKCLRVLDLTGATFETLPRNIAKLRHLRYLNISENPNIKRLPESICKLQSLQALMLDGCMELEALPKGLRKLISLRDFSFSTKQTVFPVNEIAKLRSLEFLIVESCHNVESIFGGVKFPTLKTLFVSNCQSLKSLRLDDQNFPELETLVVDNCNNLDLEMWNGHNEEESSKMKLKLVAFSGLSQLVTWPKWLQEAANSLQSLLVLNCPNIKTLPDWLPTLTNLKALTIRNCPKLVSLPDNMHHLSALENLRIEGCADLCKKYESYIGEFWPKISHIKNIYINGPEA; from the coding sequence ATGGCCGAATCATTTCTCTTCAGCATCGCAGAGTCACTCATAGCAAAGCTTGCTTCTCGTGCCTTTGAAGAAGCTTCTCGAGTGGTGGGTTTATATGACGATCTTCGAGACCTTACAAACACTCTCTCTTTAGTCAAGGATGTGCTGTTAGATGCTCAGCAAAAGCAGGAGCACAACCATGAGCTCCGCCAATGGCTCACTCAACTCAAAACCGCCTTTTCCGATGCCGAAGATGTTTTGGATGAATTTGAGTGTCAAACACTGCAAAAGAAAGTGGTCAAAGCTCATGGTAGTAGGAAAGACAAGGTAAGTCACTTCTTCTCAACTTCTAATCCACTTGTTTTTCGTTACAAAATGGCTCAACAAATTCAACGTATCAGCACCAGACTAGACAACGTTGCAACTAATAGGAATAAGTTTACTCTTGAAAGAATTGAGGTTGACACACGTGTTGTTCATCGGAGAGATATGACACACTCCCGTGTGAGTGATTCAAATGTGATAGGAAGGAAAGACGATAAAGAAAAGGTCATAGAGCTTTTGATGCAGCAGAATCCTAATGATGATGATACAAGTCTCTCTGTTATCCCCATTGTGGGGATTGGAGGCTTAGGAAAGACTACGCTTGCGAAGTTTGTGTTCAATGACAACAGGGTCCAGGAATACTTCCCCTTAAAGATGTGGGTGTGTGTTTCTGATGACTTTGACATTAAacaaaagattataaaaatcATCAATTCTGCCAATGATTCAATATCTGATGATGCTCCTTCTCACCAACCGAATTGGAACATGGTGGATCTGGAACAACTGCAAAATCAACTCAAAAACAAACTTTCCGGTCAAAAGTTCTTACTCGTATTGGACGATGTATGGAACGAAGACCGTGTTAAATGGGTTGAGTTGCGGGATTTAATCCAAGTAAGTGCAGCAGGAAGTAAAATTCTTGTGACTACACGTAATCCTTCAATTGCTGCCATGATGGGCACTGTTCCCTTTCACCTTTTAAAAGGTCTTTCTGATGAAGATTTGTTGTCTCTCTTAGTCAAATGGGCATTTAAAGAAGGAGAAGAGGAAAAACATCCTCACTTAGTAAATATTGGGAGAGAAATAGTGAAAAAATGCGGAGGGGTTCCTTTGGCAGTGAGAACATTAGGGAGTTTACTATTCTCAAAATTTGAGGCTAGTGAATGGGAATACGTGAGAGACAATGAAGTTTGGAATTTGTCTCAGAAGAAGGATGACATTTTACCTGCCCTTAAATTGAGTTATGATCTTATGCCGTCCTATTTGAGGCAATGTTTTGCATTGCTTTCCCTTTACCCAAAggattatttatataatagttATGAAATAAGTTGGCTTTGGGGGGCACTTGGACTCATTGCACTACCAAAAACGAATAGAACACGTGAAGATATGGCCAATCAATATTTGCATGAACTTATGTCAAGATCCTTTCTTCAAGATTTTGAAAACTATGGCACTATGTACGGTTTCCGAATACATGATTTGGTGCATGATCTCGCCCTATTTGTTGCAATGGATGATTGCCTACACGTGAATTCCAACATTCAAAATATTCCCGATAAGGCTCGACATCTGTCTTTTGTTGAAAGCAGTTTGTTCAGCAATTTAGTCACCAAAAAATCAGCAGCTGTGAGAACCGTATTGTTTCCAAATGGTGTATCAACTGCCAACTGTGAATCTATACTTAAGACGTGTATGACAAAGTTCAAATGCTTGCGAGTTTTGGATTTAACTGGTGCGACATTTGAGACTTTGCCTCGTAACATTGCCAAGTTGAGACATTTGAGATATCTGAACATTAGCGAAAATCCCAACATTAAGAGACTCCCCGAATCTATTTGCAAGCTCCAAAGTTTGCAAGCGTTGATGCTTGACGGATGCATGGAGCTGGAAGCATTGCCCAAAGGATTAAGAAAACTGATCAGTCTCCGGGATTTTTCGTTTTCCACAAAGCAAACTGTTTTCCCTGTGAATGAGATCGCCAAATTAAGGTCGCTTGaattcttgattgttgaatcatgCCATAATGTGGAGTCAATCTTTGGAGGGGTGAAATTCCCTACTCTTAAGACTTTGTTCGTTTCAAACTGTCAGAGTCTGAAGTCTTTGCGGTTGGATGATCAAAATTTTCCTGAATTAGAAACATTGGTGGTTGACAATTGCAACAATTTGGACTTGGAAATGTGGAATGGTCACAATGAAGAAGAAAGTTCCAAGATGAAGTTAAAACTTGTTGCCTTTTCTGGTTTATCACAGCTGGTGACCTGGCCTAAATGGCTTCAGGAAGCTGCTAACTCTTTACAGAGCTTGCTTGTTTTAAATTGTCCCAATATCAAAACACTTCCAGACTGGCTGCCAACTCTGACTAATCTTAAAGCACTTACTATAAGAAATTGTCCAAAGTTGGTATCTCTCCCGGATAATATGCATCACCTCTCCGCACTTGAAAATTTAAGGATCGAAGGTTGTGCCGACTTATGTAAAAAATATGAGTCCTATATCGGAGAGTTTTGGCCCAAAATATCACACATCAAAAACATATACATCAATGGACCAGAAGCCTAA